One region of Mycolicibacterium rhodesiae NBB3 genomic DNA includes:
- the glnA gene encoding type I glutamate--ammonia ligase, which yields MADKTADDVIKLIKDEEVEYVDIRFCDLPGVVQHFSIPASAFDESVFEDGLAFDGSSVRGFQSIHESDMMLLPDPETARIDPFRAAKTVNLNFFVHDPFTREAYSRDPRNVARKAENYLASTGIADTAYFGAEAEFYIFDSVSFDSKMNGTFYEIDSEAGWWNSGEPFEADGSPNRGYKVRPKGGYFPVAPYDHYVDLRDQITTNLQNAGFEIERGHHEVGTAGQAEINYKFNTLLHAADDLLLFKYIVKNTAWAAGKTVTFMPKPLFGDNGSGMHAHQSLWKDGSPLFHDESGYAGLSDIARHYIGGILHHAPSLLAFTNPTVNSYKRLVPGYEAPINLVYSQRNRSAAVRIPITGNNPKAKRLEFRAPDSSGNPYLAFAAMMMAGLDGIKKKIEPQSPVDKDLYELPPDEAASIPQAPTSLSAVIDKLEEDHEYLTEGGVFTEDLIETWISYKRENEIMPVQIRPHPYEIALYYDV from the coding sequence GTGGCAGATAAGACGGCCGACGACGTCATCAAGTTGATCAAGGACGAGGAAGTCGAGTACGTCGACATCCGGTTCTGCGATCTGCCCGGCGTTGTCCAGCACTTCTCGATCCCGGCGTCTGCATTCGACGAGAGCGTCTTCGAAGACGGCTTGGCATTCGACGGCTCGTCGGTGCGCGGCTTCCAGTCGATTCACGAGTCCGACATGATGCTCCTGCCGGACCCCGAGACCGCGCGCATCGATCCGTTCCGCGCCGCCAAGACGGTGAACCTCAACTTTTTCGTGCACGATCCGTTCACCCGCGAGGCGTACTCGCGCGACCCGCGCAACGTCGCCCGCAAGGCCGAGAACTACCTCGCCAGCACCGGCATCGCCGACACCGCGTACTTCGGCGCCGAGGCCGAGTTCTACATCTTCGACTCGGTGAGCTTCGACTCGAAGATGAACGGCACCTTCTACGAGATCGACTCCGAGGCCGGCTGGTGGAACTCCGGCGAGCCGTTCGAGGCCGACGGATCCCCCAACCGCGGCTACAAGGTGCGCCCCAAGGGTGGATACTTCCCTGTCGCGCCGTATGACCACTACGTGGACCTGCGCGACCAGATCACCACGAACCTGCAGAACGCCGGCTTCGAGATCGAGCGCGGCCACCATGAGGTGGGCACCGCCGGGCAGGCCGAGATCAACTACAAGTTCAACACGCTGTTGCACGCGGCCGACGATCTGCTGCTGTTCAAGTACATCGTGAAGAACACCGCATGGGCGGCGGGCAAGACCGTGACGTTCATGCCCAAGCCCCTGTTCGGTGACAACGGCTCGGGTATGCACGCCCACCAGTCGCTGTGGAAGGACGGCTCGCCGCTGTTCCACGACGAGTCCGGTTACGCCGGGCTGTCGGACATCGCGCGCCACTACATCGGCGGCATCCTGCACCACGCGCCGTCGCTGCTGGCGTTCACCAACCCGACGGTGAACTCCTACAAGCGTCTGGTGCCGGGCTACGAGGCGCCGATCAACCTGGTGTACAGCCAGCGCAACCGGTCGGCCGCCGTGCGTATCCCGATCACGGGCAACAACCCGAAGGCCAAGCGCCTCGAGTTCCGGGCCCCGGACAGCTCGGGCAACCCGTACCTGGCGTTCGCGGCGATGATGATGGCCGGCCTGGACGGCATCAAGAAGAAGATCGAGCCGCAGAGCCCGGTCGACAAGGACCTCTACGAGTTGCCGCCGGATGAGGCCGCCAGCATTCCGCAGGCACCGACCTCGTTGTCCGCGGTGATCGACAAGCTCGAGGAGGATCACGAATACCTCACCGAGGGTGGCGTTTTCACCGAGGACCTGATCGAGACGTGGATCTCCTACAAGCGTGAGAACGAGATCATGCCGGTGCAGATCCGTCCTCACCCGTACGAGATCGCGCTCTATTACGACGTGTAA
- a CDS encoding RDD family protein, giving the protein MARPLGSWLSGSAPGSYPGPNDYPGQRLGLPESGPGSIAGFGRRIAALMIDWFIAYGLVGLVVALGLMSQQNFLYTPMGSTSIAVVWVVLGIISVRLFGFTPGQLVLGLRVASIDNRIHVGIGRATVRGILVFFVIPALFTDSDLRGYQDRFTNTAVVRR; this is encoded by the coding sequence ATGGCCCGCCCACTGGGGTCCTGGCTGTCGGGGTCCGCGCCTGGCAGTTATCCCGGACCCAACGACTATCCAGGTCAGCGACTTGGTCTGCCCGAGTCCGGTCCCGGCTCGATCGCCGGGTTCGGACGGCGTATCGCGGCACTGATGATCGACTGGTTCATCGCGTACGGCCTCGTCGGCCTCGTCGTCGCCCTCGGTTTGATGAGCCAGCAGAACTTCCTCTACACCCCGATGGGGTCCACATCCATTGCCGTGGTCTGGGTGGTGCTGGGCATCATTTCGGTGCGACTGTTCGGATTCACCCCAGGTCAGCTGGTGCTCGGTCTGCGGGTTGCGTCCATCGACAACCGGATTCACGTCGGCATCGGCCGTGCGACCGTGCGCGGAATTCTGGTGTTCTTCGTGATCCCGGCGCTGTTCACCGACAGCGACCTGCGCGGCTATCAGGACCGCTTCACCAACACCGCCGTGGTCCGGCGCTGA
- a CDS encoding amidohydrolase, translating into MCTACEWAPHFAAFGGKRRARLTRRTLLTAAAVTAGVAAANACSVQPGTGERETSAGADPDRADFVFRNGPIYTVSTAAPWAQALAVTGTTISYVGDEAGAMALAGAQTRVIDLDGRLLMPGFVEGHIHPFLGAFLTTGVDLQVPTGADALAAIAKYAKENPDGPVRGFGWRVDMFGPNGPTRADLDKVLPDRPGFFFAIDGHSLWANSKALEVAGVTRESEDPIPGFSYYVRDENGEPTGYVLEVNAVLALVNAIEPISPETMGTLMEAWLPKASAAGITSVFDAGVPPIGDDQGALIELYADTEAKGALPFRVVASYSVKSAPVDDAVAKLTDIRNRISTELIGVGAVKVIGDGTQGGYTAWLIEPYADKPDSTGASPFTEEQWRRLVAEVDAAGFDVHVHACGERTTRTALDAVERAIAANPPRDRRHTIAHLVYVQDPDNQRFGELGVVAQFSANWISADPDTVVNMAARYGRPRQDLMYRPQDVLKAGGRISFGTDWPAAGYFSTYKPLDSIQLGVTRQLIGQPDAPVLAPADQRLSVAQAVHANTLGAAYQIRLDDKVGSLEQGKLADMIVLDRNILEVDPHDIHQATVMLTMMNGQIRHEA; encoded by the coding sequence GTGTGCACTGCGTGCGAATGGGCGCCGCACTTCGCGGCGTTCGGCGGTAAGCGCCGCGCGCGCCTGACACGTCGCACCCTATTGACCGCCGCCGCAGTCACGGCCGGGGTGGCGGCGGCCAACGCGTGTTCGGTGCAGCCCGGAACCGGGGAGCGCGAGACCTCGGCCGGGGCAGATCCCGATCGGGCCGACTTCGTGTTCCGCAACGGCCCGATCTACACGGTGTCCACCGCAGCACCGTGGGCGCAGGCTCTCGCCGTCACCGGCACCACGATCAGCTACGTCGGCGACGAGGCGGGCGCCATGGCGCTGGCCGGAGCTCAGACCAGAGTCATCGACCTCGACGGCCGGCTGCTCATGCCCGGGTTCGTCGAGGGCCACATCCATCCGTTCCTCGGAGCGTTCCTGACCACAGGGGTGGATCTGCAGGTGCCGACGGGAGCCGACGCGCTGGCCGCGATCGCGAAGTACGCGAAGGAGAATCCCGACGGTCCGGTGCGTGGATTCGGTTGGCGCGTGGACATGTTCGGCCCGAACGGTCCGACCCGGGCCGATCTCGACAAGGTACTGCCCGACCGGCCCGGCTTCTTCTTCGCCATCGACGGACACAGCCTGTGGGCCAACAGCAAGGCCCTGGAAGTCGCCGGCGTCACCCGCGAATCCGAGGACCCCATACCGGGATTCAGCTACTACGTACGCGACGAGAACGGCGAGCCCACCGGATACGTCCTCGAAGTCAACGCCGTGCTGGCGCTCGTCAACGCCATCGAACCGATCTCCCCGGAGACCATGGGCACCCTGATGGAGGCGTGGTTGCCCAAGGCGTCGGCCGCGGGCATCACGTCGGTGTTCGACGCAGGTGTGCCGCCAATCGGCGACGACCAGGGTGCCCTGATCGAGCTTTACGCCGACACCGAGGCCAAGGGCGCGCTGCCCTTCCGGGTGGTCGCCTCCTACAGCGTGAAGTCGGCGCCCGTCGACGACGCGGTGGCCAAGCTGACCGATATCCGCAATCGGATCTCGACGGAGCTGATCGGAGTCGGCGCGGTCAAGGTGATCGGTGACGGCACCCAAGGCGGATACACCGCGTGGCTGATCGAGCCGTATGCCGACAAACCCGACTCCACCGGCGCATCGCCATTCACCGAAGAGCAGTGGCGGCGACTCGTCGCCGAAGTGGACGCCGCCGGTTTCGACGTGCACGTCCATGCCTGCGGTGAACGGACCACCCGCACCGCGCTCGACGCCGTCGAGCGGGCCATCGCGGCGAATCCGCCCCGCGACCGCAGACACACCATCGCCCATCTCGTGTATGTCCAGGATCCGGACAATCAGCGATTCGGTGAGCTGGGCGTGGTCGCCCAGTTCTCCGCGAACTGGATATCAGCGGACCCCGACACCGTGGTGAACATGGCAGCCCGGTACGGCAGGCCTCGTCAGGACCTGATGTACCGACCGCAGGACGTCCTGAAAGCGGGGGGTCGCATCTCGTTCGGCACGGACTGGCCGGCAGCTGGCTATTTCTCGACCTACAAGCCACTGGACTCGATTCAGCTCGGCGTGACCCGGCAGCTGATCGGCCAACCGGACGCGCCGGTGCTGGCTCCCGCCGACCAGCGGTTGTCAGTCGCGCAGGCGGTGCATGCCAATACGCTCGGCGCGGCCTATCAGATCCGGCTGGACGACAAGGTGGGGTCGCTGGAGCAGGGCAAGCTCGCGGACATGATCGTTTTGGACCGCAACATCCTCGAGGTCGACCCGCACGACATCCACCAGGCGACGGTCATGCTGACCATGATGAATGGCCAGATCCGCCACGAGGCTTGA
- a CDS encoding DUF4191 domain-containing protein: MAKTRNAAANKAAKAEAKAARKAASKERRSQLWQAFQIQRKEDKRLLPYMIGAFVLIVAASVALGLFAGGFTTYLMIPLGVVFGALVAFIIFGRRAQKSVYRKAEGQTGAAAWALDNLRGKWRVTPGVAATGHFDAVHRVIGRPGVIFVGEGSATRVKPLLAQEKKRTARLVGDVPIYDIVIGNGDDQVPLAKLERHLNKLPANITVKQMDSLESRLAALGTKIGPAAMPKGPLPTQAKMRGVQRTVRRK; the protein is encoded by the coding sequence ATGGCGAAAACCCGCAATGCCGCCGCCAACAAGGCGGCCAAGGCCGAGGCCAAGGCGGCCCGAAAGGCTGCCTCCAAGGAGCGACGCAGTCAGCTGTGGCAGGCGTTTCAGATTCAGCGCAAAGAGGACAAGCGGCTGCTGCCGTACATGATCGGCGCGTTCGTGCTGATCGTCGCGGCCTCGGTGGCGCTCGGGCTGTTCGCCGGCGGGTTCACCACCTACTTGATGATTCCGCTCGGCGTGGTGTTCGGCGCGCTTGTCGCGTTCATCATCTTCGGGCGGCGCGCGCAGAAATCGGTGTACCGCAAGGCCGAGGGCCAGACCGGTGCGGCGGCATGGGCGCTGGACAACCTACGCGGTAAGTGGCGGGTCACTCCCGGCGTCGCGGCCACCGGTCACTTCGACGCGGTGCACCGCGTGATCGGCCGTCCCGGTGTGATCTTCGTCGGCGAGGGTTCGGCAACACGGGTCAAGCCGCTGCTGGCGCAGGAGAAGAAGCGCACCGCCCGACTGGTCGGCGACGTCCCGATCTACGACATCGTGATCGGCAACGGTGACGACCAGGTTCCGCTGGCGAAGCTCGAACGCCACCTCAACAAGCTGCCCGCCAACATCACCGTCAAGCAGATGGACTCGCTGGAGTCGCGGCTGGCCGCACTCGGCACCAAGATCGGACCCGCCGCGATGCCCAAGGGGCCGCTGCCGACGCAGGCCAAGATGCGCGGCGTACAACGCACTGTGCGACGGAAATAG
- the lipA gene encoding lipoyl synthase — MRLEVRNAETPIERKPPWIKTRAKMGPEYQELKALVKREGLHTVCEEAGCPNIFECWEDREATFLIGGEQCTRRCDFCQIDTGKPAELDRDEPRRVAESVQAMGLRYSTVTGVARDDLPDGGAWLYAETVRAIKELNPNTGVELLIPDFNADPDLLAQVFASRPEVLAHNVETVPRIFKRIRPGFRYERSLSVLTAARADGLVTKSNLILGMGETPDEVRDALTDLHRAGCDLVTITQYLRPSVRHHPVERWVKPEEFVEHERFAAELGFAGVLAGPLVRSSYRAGRLYVQAVASRASDPAVS; from the coding sequence CTGCGTCTCGAGGTCAGGAATGCCGAGACGCCGATCGAGCGTAAGCCGCCGTGGATCAAGACCCGAGCCAAGATGGGCCCGGAGTACCAGGAGCTCAAGGCACTGGTGAAGCGCGAAGGCCTGCACACCGTCTGCGAGGAAGCGGGCTGTCCGAACATCTTCGAATGCTGGGAGGACCGCGAGGCCACCTTCCTCATCGGCGGCGAGCAGTGCACCCGCCGCTGCGACTTCTGCCAGATCGACACCGGCAAGCCCGCCGAACTGGACCGCGACGAGCCGCGCCGCGTCGCCGAAAGCGTGCAGGCGATGGGGCTGCGCTACTCGACGGTGACCGGTGTGGCGCGCGACGACCTTCCCGACGGGGGCGCCTGGCTGTATGCCGAGACCGTGCGCGCCATCAAGGAGCTCAACCCCAACACCGGGGTGGAGCTGCTGATCCCGGACTTCAACGCCGACCCGGACCTGCTGGCGCAGGTCTTCGCTTCGCGTCCAGAAGTGTTGGCGCACAACGTCGAAACGGTGCCCCGCATCTTCAAAAGGATTCGACCGGGGTTCCGCTACGAGCGCAGCCTTTCGGTGCTCACCGCCGCCCGCGCCGACGGCCTGGTCACCAAGTCCAACCTCATTCTCGGCATGGGTGAGACCCCCGACGAGGTCCGCGACGCGCTGACCGACCTCCACCGGGCGGGGTGCGACCTCGTCACGATCACGCAGTACCTGCGGCCGTCGGTGCGGCATCACCCCGTCGAGCGCTGGGTCAAACCCGAGGAATTCGTCGAGCACGAGCGCTTCGCAGCCGAACTCGGTTTCGCCGGTGTGCTCGCGGGTCCCCTCGTCCGGTCGTCGTATCGCGCCGGTCGCCTCTACGTACAGGCGGTTGCGTCCCGGGCTTCCGACCCCGCCGTATCCTGA
- the lipB gene encoding lipoyl(octanoyl) transferase LipB yields the protein MTPVSIRSVNTPIDVRRLGTVDYRQAWDLQRDVAEARIAGGPDTLLLLEHPSVYTAGRRTLPEERPADDTPVIDTDRGGKITWHGPGQLVGYPVIGLAEPLDVVNFVRRLEESLIKVCADLGLQTRRIEGRSGVWVAGSTGPARKVAAVGIRVSRSTTLHGFALNCDCDLGAFSAIVPCGISDAGVTSLTAELGRRIGVEDVAEPVADAVADALDGRLSVALTQ from the coding sequence ATGACGCCGGTGTCGATCAGGTCGGTGAACACACCCATCGACGTGCGACGACTGGGCACCGTCGACTACCGACAGGCGTGGGATCTACAGCGCGACGTGGCCGAAGCGCGTATCGCCGGTGGCCCCGACACCCTGTTGCTACTCGAACACCCGTCGGTCTATACCGCGGGCAGGCGCACACTGCCCGAGGAGAGGCCCGCCGATGACACTCCGGTGATCGACACCGACCGCGGCGGCAAGATCACCTGGCACGGCCCCGGGCAGTTGGTCGGCTATCCCGTCATCGGCCTGGCCGAACCTCTGGATGTGGTGAATTTCGTTCGCCGGCTGGAGGAATCACTCATCAAGGTGTGTGCGGATCTCGGTCTACAGACTCGCAGGATCGAGGGCCGCTCCGGGGTGTGGGTGGCCGGGTCGACCGGGCCGGCCCGGAAGGTGGCCGCGGTCGGCATCCGGGTGTCGCGGTCGACGACACTGCACGGGTTCGCGCTCAACTGCGACTGCGACCTCGGCGCGTTCTCCGCGATCGTGCCGTGCGGTATCTCCGACGCCGGAGTGACCTCGTTGACCGCTGAACTGGGCCGGCGCATCGGCGTCGAGGACGTCGCCGAACCGGTGGCCGACGCCGTCGCAGACGCACTCGACGGCCGACTGTCGGTAGCATTGACCCAGTGA
- a CDS encoding TIGR01777 family oxidoreductase, with product MSAVIAIAGSSGLIGSALVYALRATDRRVLRIVRRAPSSADEVFWNPDTGEFDPSSLADVDAVVNLCGVNVGDKRWSGAFKQSLRDSRIGPTEVLSAAVVDAGVPVLINASAVGYYGDTGSRVVDETAPAGGGFLSQLCQDWEAATAVADNDGARVVLLRTGLVLTEAGGVLGRLKRLFSLGLGARLGKGRQYMPWISLEDQVRAVLFAITHDTLSGPVNLTGPAPVTNAEFTAAMGRAVNRPTPLMVPGFALRAAFGEFADEGLLGGQRAIPAALERAGFEFHHNTIGEALAFATAPKAG from the coding sequence GTGTCCGCCGTCATCGCTATCGCCGGTTCCTCCGGTCTGATCGGTTCCGCACTGGTGTACGCCCTGCGGGCCACCGATCGGCGGGTGCTGCGGATCGTGCGTCGCGCTCCGTCCAGCGCCGACGAGGTGTTCTGGAATCCCGACACCGGCGAATTCGACCCGAGTTCACTGGCCGACGTCGACGCCGTGGTGAACCTGTGCGGGGTCAACGTCGGGGACAAGCGATGGTCAGGTGCGTTCAAGCAGAGCCTGCGCGACAGTCGCATCGGGCCGACGGAGGTGCTGTCCGCGGCGGTCGTCGACGCCGGCGTGCCGGTGCTGATCAATGCCAGCGCAGTCGGTTACTACGGCGACACCGGCAGCCGCGTCGTCGACGAGACCGCGCCGGCGGGTGGCGGATTCCTGTCCCAGCTCTGCCAGGACTGGGAGGCAGCGACCGCGGTGGCGGACAACGACGGCGCCAGGGTGGTGCTGTTGCGCACCGGACTGGTGCTGACCGAGGCGGGCGGAGTGCTCGGGCGCCTCAAGCGGCTGTTCTCGCTGGGGTTGGGCGCGCGGCTCGGCAAGGGACGCCAGTACATGCCGTGGATCAGCCTGGAGGATCAGGTGCGCGCGGTGCTCTTCGCGATCACCCACGACACGTTGTCGGGTCCGGTGAATCTCACCGGACCGGCGCCGGTCACCAACGCGGAATTCACCGCAGCCATGGGACGTGCGGTGAATCGCCCCACACCGCTGATGGTGCCCGGCTTCGCGCTGCGGGCCGCGTTCGGCGAATTCGCCGACGAAGGCCTGCTCGGCGGCCAGCGTGCCATCCCCGCGGCGTTGGAGCGAGCCGGATTCGAGTTCCACCACAACACGATCGGCGAGGCGCTGGCATTCGCCACCGCGCCGAAGGCCGGCTAG
- the sucB gene encoding 2-oxoglutarate dehydrogenase, E2 component, dihydrolipoamide succinyltransferase, whose product MAISVQMPALGESVTEGTVTRWLKQEGDTVEQDEPLLEVSTDKVDTEIPSPAAGVLKKIVAQEDDTVEVGGELAVIGEEGESGGDDAGSDEKPDETSDEEPAEEEKPAEEPAAQEEPAAEEQEDEPEPEPASEPESKPAAKSSGSATSVKMPELGESVTEGTVTRWLKKVGDTVEVDEPLVEVSTDKVDTEIPSPVAGTLVSITAEEDDTVEVGGELAKIGDADAASDDEPEPEPEPEPEPKEEPKEEKKPEPKAEPNEEPKAEPKEEPKQEPKPEPKAEPKEEPKAEPKSEPAAQAPSGDGSPYVTPLVRKLAAENDIDLASVKGTGVGGRIRKQDVVAAAEAKKAPAAEPAAKAPSGGAAPKEAPAPAPALAHLRGTTQKANRIRQITAKKTRESLQATAQLTQTHEVDMTKIVALRARAKNDFAEREGVNLTYLPFIARAVIDALKTHPNVNASYDEESKEITYYDAEHLGFAVDTEQGLLSPVVKNAGDLSLAGLARAIADIAERARSGDLKPDELSGGTFTITNIGSQGALFDTPILVPPQAAMLGTGAIVKRPRVIVDSLGNESIGVRSVCYLPLTYDHRLIDGADAGRFVTTIKRRLEEGAFEADLSL is encoded by the coding sequence ATGGCCATCTCCGTTCAGATGCCCGCACTCGGCGAGAGCGTGACCGAGGGGACTGTCACCCGCTGGCTCAAGCAAGAGGGCGACACAGTCGAGCAAGATGAGCCGCTGCTGGAGGTCTCCACCGACAAGGTCGACACCGAGATCCCTTCGCCCGCCGCGGGCGTGCTGAAGAAGATCGTCGCCCAGGAGGACGACACCGTCGAGGTCGGCGGCGAGTTGGCGGTGATCGGTGAGGAGGGCGAATCCGGCGGCGACGACGCCGGGTCCGATGAAAAGCCCGACGAAACGTCCGACGAGGAACCCGCCGAAGAAGAGAAGCCGGCCGAAGAGCCTGCCGCTCAGGAGGAACCCGCCGCCGAAGAGCAGGAGGACGAACCCGAGCCGGAGCCTGCATCCGAGCCCGAGTCCAAGCCGGCCGCCAAGTCGTCGGGCTCGGCGACATCGGTGAAGATGCCAGAGCTGGGCGAGTCGGTGACCGAGGGCACGGTGACCCGGTGGCTGAAGAAGGTCGGCGACACGGTCGAGGTCGATGAGCCGCTCGTCGAGGTGTCGACGGACAAGGTCGACACCGAGATCCCGTCGCCGGTGGCCGGGACACTTGTGTCGATCACCGCCGAAGAAGACGACACCGTCGAGGTCGGCGGGGAGCTGGCCAAGATCGGCGACGCGGATGCGGCGTCCGACGACGAACCAGAGCCCGAGCCGGAACCCGAGCCGGAACCCAAAGAAGAGCCGAAGGAAGAAAAGAAGCCGGAGCCGAAAGCCGAGCCCAACGAAGAACCCAAGGCCGAGCCGAAGGAAGAGCCGAAGCAAGAGCCGAAGCCCGAACCCAAGGCTGAGCCCAAAGAAGAACCCAAGGCCGAGCCGAAATCGGAGCCTGCCGCCCAAGCACCGTCGGGTGACGGCTCGCCGTACGTCACTCCGCTGGTGCGAAAGCTGGCAGCGGAGAACGACATCGACCTCGCGTCGGTGAAGGGAACCGGTGTCGGCGGCCGGATCCGCAAGCAGGACGTCGTCGCGGCGGCGGAGGCCAAGAAGGCCCCGGCGGCCGAGCCTGCGGCCAAGGCGCCGTCGGGGGGCGCGGCTCCCAAGGAGGCGCCCGCACCCGCGCCGGCTCTGGCGCACCTGCGCGGCACGACGCAGAAGGCCAATCGGATCCGTCAGATCACCGCGAAGAAGACCCGCGAATCTCTGCAGGCCACAGCACAGTTGACGCAGACGCACGAGGTCGACATGACCAAGATCGTGGCGCTGCGGGCACGCGCGAAGAATGACTTCGCCGAACGCGAGGGCGTCAACCTGACGTATCTGCCGTTCATCGCCCGGGCGGTGATCGACGCGCTGAAGACGCATCCGAACGTCAACGCGAGCTACGACGAAGAGTCCAAGGAGATCACCTACTACGACGCCGAGCATCTCGGGTTCGCCGTCGACACCGAACAGGGTCTGCTCTCACCGGTGGTCAAGAACGCCGGTGACCTGTCGCTGGCCGGGCTGGCACGCGCGATCGCCGACATCGCCGAGCGCGCTCGCTCGGGCGACCTCAAGCCCGACGAGTTGTCCGGCGGCACGTTCACCATCACGAACATCGGTAGTCAGGGCGCACTCTTCGACACCCCGATCCTGGTCCCGCCGCAGGCGGCGATGCTCGGTACCGGCGCGATCGTGAAGCGGCCGCGGGTGATCGTCGACTCCTTGGGCAACGAGTCGATCGGCGTGCGCTCGGTCTGCTACCTGCCGCTGACCTACGATCACCGGCTGATCGACGGCGCGGACGCCGGACGCTTCGTGACCACCATCAAGCGCCGCCTCGAAGAGGGCGCATTCGAGGCCGATCTAAGCCTGTAA
- a CDS encoding SDR family oxidoreductase — MRFVDSSGDVQIAVYEEGNPDGPTLVLVHGWPDSHVLWDGVVPLLADRFRIVRYDNRGVGHSSAPKSTSEYRMSCYADDFAAVIDSAAPGEKVHVLAHDWGSVGIWEYLSRSGASDHIASFTSISGPSADHMNRFIIGSLKRPYHPRRFLRGLSQLLRLSYMIFFSIPVLAPVAVRLFIADGIKRALTLRDGIPADRLQHSESYERDAASSIKVYGANYFRTLRSARKDHYVNVPVQVIVTTRDQFVRPFIYDEINHWVPRLWRRDIKSGHWAPMSHAPMIAASVAEFVDHLEGKQTARGLLRAQVGRRRDDFGDTLVSVTGAGSGIGRATALEFAKRGAEVVISDVNEAGVKQTAATIAERGGVAHAYTLDVADADAVERFAEQICEEHGVPDIVVNNAGVGHTGMFLDTPAVEYDRVLDINFGGVVNGCRSFGRRLVDRGTGGHIVNVSSMAAYSPQQSMNAYSTSKAAVFMFGDCLRAELDQAGVGLTTICPGVIDTDIVRTTRFDVPADKADRVDARRAQIEKAFAARRYGPEKVAKAIVSSVQKNKAIRPVAPEAYVLYGVSRVLPQVMRSTARGKVL, encoded by the coding sequence ATGCGGTTCGTCGACAGCAGTGGCGATGTCCAGATCGCCGTCTACGAAGAGGGCAATCCCGACGGACCCACTCTGGTTCTCGTGCACGGCTGGCCCGATTCCCATGTGCTGTGGGACGGTGTCGTCCCGTTGCTGGCGGACCGGTTCCGCATCGTGCGCTACGACAACCGCGGGGTCGGGCACTCGTCGGCGCCGAAATCGACGTCCGAGTATCGGATGTCCTGTTATGCAGATGATTTCGCCGCGGTAATCGACAGCGCTGCACCCGGTGAGAAGGTGCACGTGCTGGCGCACGACTGGGGCTCGGTGGGGATCTGGGAGTACCTTTCCCGTTCTGGCGCAAGTGATCACATCGCCTCGTTCACGTCGATATCGGGTCCGAGCGCCGATCACATGAACCGGTTCATCATCGGCAGTCTCAAACGGCCCTATCATCCGCGGCGGTTCCTGCGGGGGCTGAGCCAGCTGCTGCGGCTGTCCTACATGATCTTCTTCTCGATACCCGTGCTGGCGCCGGTGGCGGTGCGTCTTTTCATCGCCGACGGCATCAAGCGCGCTCTCACGCTGCGAGACGGTATCCCCGCCGATCGGTTGCAACATTCGGAAAGCTACGAACGCGATGCCGCTAGCAGCATCAAGGTATACGGCGCCAACTACTTTCGTACACTGCGTTCGGCACGCAAAGACCACTACGTCAATGTGCCGGTTCAGGTCATCGTGACCACGCGCGATCAGTTCGTGCGGCCGTTCATCTACGACGAGATCAACCACTGGGTACCCCGGTTGTGGCGTCGCGACATCAAGTCCGGCCACTGGGCGCCGATGTCGCACGCGCCGATGATCGCAGCGTCGGTGGCCGAGTTCGTCGACCATCTCGAGGGTAAGCAGACGGCCCGCGGACTACTGCGTGCGCAGGTCGGCCGCCGGCGTGACGACTTCGGCGACACGCTGGTCTCCGTCACCGGGGCCGGCAGCGGCATCGGGCGCGCCACTGCGCTCGAATTCGCCAAGCGGGGAGCCGAAGTCGTGATCAGCGACGTCAACGAGGCCGGTGTCAAACAGACCGCCGCGACGATCGCCGAACGCGGCGGCGTCGCGCATGCCTACACCCTCGATGTCGCTGATGCGGACGCCGTCGAACGGTTCGCCGAGCAGATCTGTGAAGAACACGGCGTTCCGGACATCGTCGTCAACAATGCGGGCGTCGGTCACACCGGAATGTTCCTCGACACGCCGGCCGTCGAATACGACAGGGTGCTCGACATCAACTTCGGCGGAGTCGTCAACGGCTGCAGGTCCTTTGGGCGGCGTCTGGTCGACCGGGGCACCGGCGGCCACATCGTGAACGTGTCATCCATGGCGGCGTACTCGCCACAGCAGTCGATGAACGCCTATTCCACCAGCAAGGCCGCGGTCTTCATGTTCGGCGACTGTCTGCGGGCCGAGCTGGACCAGGCGGGCGTCGGGCTGACCACGATCTGTCCGGGGGTGATCGACACCGATATCGTCCGCACCACCCGATTCGATGTGCCCGCCGACAAGGCCGACAGGGTCGACGCACGTCGTGCACAGATCGAAAAGGCCTTCGCCGCAAGGCGATACGGTCCCGAGAAGGTCGCCAAGGCGATCGTGTCATCGGTGCAGAAGAACAAGGCGATCCGGCCGGTCGCGCCAGAGGCGTACGTCCTCTACGGGGTCTCCCGAGTGCTGCCGCAGGTGATGCGCAGCACCGCCCGTGGCAAGGTGCTGTAG